One window from the genome of Gimesia aquarii encodes:
- a CDS encoding N-carbamoyl-D-amino-acid hydrolase, which yields MSRPITIAVAQMGPIPLTQTRADAVERLIGLLREAAQQDSELVLFPECCLTAFFPHWFIEDQAEIDTFFEREMPSPVTQPLFDEARRLKIGFCLGYAEIVNEQGQTRRYNSSLLVERGGRIVGKHRKIHLPGHREHRPQNPFQNLEKRYFDVGNLGFQVWNAFGGKVGMCICNDRRWAETYRVLGLQGVELVLLGYNTPLQIPEYPELNPLVGFHNQLSMQAGAYQNGTWVLGAAKTGCEEGVEQLGESCVIAPSGEIRAVAKTNKDELIIHTCDLDETIPYKEGILNFDINRRVEYYQLITQQSDKI from the coding sequence ATGAGTAGACCGATTACGATTGCTGTAGCACAGATGGGGCCGATTCCTCTCACACAAACAAGAGCTGACGCTGTGGAGCGTTTGATCGGCCTACTACGTGAAGCAGCTCAACAAGATAGCGAGTTGGTCCTGTTTCCTGAGTGCTGCCTGACTGCATTCTTTCCTCATTGGTTCATTGAAGATCAGGCTGAGATTGACACGTTTTTTGAACGAGAAATGCCAAGCCCTGTTACACAGCCTCTATTTGATGAAGCCAGACGTCTCAAGATTGGCTTCTGTCTCGGTTATGCCGAGATCGTCAATGAGCAGGGACAAACCCGCCGATACAATTCTTCGCTACTTGTGGAGCGCGGTGGAAGAATTGTTGGCAAACATCGAAAAATTCATCTACCCGGCCATCGAGAGCATCGACCACAAAATCCATTCCAAAATTTGGAGAAGCGTTATTTTGATGTTGGTAATCTTGGCTTTCAGGTCTGGAATGCATTTGGCGGCAAAGTCGGCATGTGCATTTGCAATGACCGTCGTTGGGCAGAAACCTACCGTGTACTCGGATTACAGGGAGTCGAACTCGTTTTGCTGGGTTACAACACACCACTGCAGATCCCGGAATATCCCGAACTCAATCCTCTGGTCGGTTTTCATAATCAGCTAAGCATGCAGGCAGGTGCCTACCAAAACGGTACCTGGGTTTTAGGAGCGGCCAAGACGGGGTGTGAAGAGGGTGTAGAACAACTCGGAGAAAGCTGCGTAATCGCCCCCTCGGGAGAAATTCGAGCTGTAGCAAAAACCAATAAAGACGAATTAATCATTCACACCTGTGATCTGGACGAAACCATTCCTTACAAAGAAGGCATTCTCAATTTTGACATCAACCGCCGTGTGGAATATTATCAGTTAATTACGCAACAGTCAGACAAAATCTAA
- a CDS encoding DUF2071 domain-containing protein — protein MRIPVIEGIIDRRILANYRIDPDVMARVLPAPFRPKLIHGSAIGGVCLIRLKNVRPRFLPFSGGTRSENAAHRFAVEWDSDGQTHEGVYVNRRDTDSCLNALAGGRIFPGTHHHAAFTVEESEDHFSVEMQSKDGEAHMKVVGSITDHLPETSVFPSLAAASDFFEQGSLGYSASDAEGHYDGLELRCQDWAAEPLLIESISSSFFDEPDRFPSGSVEFDCALLMRGIQHEWHSRQDLCCPVTVET, from the coding sequence ATGCGAATTCCAGTGATTGAAGGTATTATTGATCGTCGCATCCTGGCGAATTATCGTATCGATCCTGACGTGATGGCTCGTGTATTACCAGCCCCTTTTCGTCCGAAACTGATTCATGGATCTGCGATTGGCGGTGTCTGCTTGATTCGTCTCAAAAATGTGCGCCCTCGGTTCCTGCCTTTTTCGGGTGGCACACGTTCTGAAAATGCTGCCCATCGTTTTGCGGTGGAATGGGATTCCGATGGTCAGACACATGAGGGGGTCTACGTGAATCGTCGCGATACCGATTCCTGTCTGAATGCATTGGCGGGGGGACGAATCTTTCCAGGTACGCATCATCATGCAGCCTTTACGGTGGAGGAATCAGAAGATCATTTCTCAGTAGAAATGCAAAGCAAAGATGGTGAAGCGCATATGAAAGTGGTCGGTTCGATCACGGACCATCTACCTGAGACTTCTGTTTTTCCTTCCTTAGCGGCTGCTTCCGATTTTTTTGAGCAAGGCTCGCTCGGATATTCGGCCAGTGATGCCGAAGGCCACTATGACGGTTTGGAATTACGATGTCAGGATTGGGCCGCAGAGCCACTTCTGATAGAAAGTATTTCGTCCAGTTTTTTTGATGAGCCTGATCGTTTCCCATCTGGTTCAGTGGAGTTTGATTGTGCCTTACTGATGCGCGGCATTCAGCATGAATGGCATAGTCGCCAGGATTTATGCTGTCCTGTGACAGTTGAGACATAG
- a CDS encoding PDZ domain-containing protein: protein MNLQKSMSGKGLLCLLALFLVLSYESQAQEGAPQKKAASTARQKYAALMSEAHKANLNQHYSKYYKATLGIIATAASGPLAAHLTNGAPDWWTGVGTDLDGNPGYGVVIMHVAPGSPADQAGLMKYDIILSFGKHRLASVRQLNALLEKAQPGQKVALKVIQVGEQGAVSDVEVTLGWAERINAPAHGNPSRAHTPYFPPASSFGNDDQYLINPKAPLKYQYAAPYEYAPKLNQAPPIDLGPTPLQ, encoded by the coding sequence ATGAATTTGCAGAAATCTATGTCAGGCAAGGGTTTGCTATGCCTTCTCGCACTGTTTTTGGTGTTGAGCTATGAATCACAGGCTCAAGAAGGTGCTCCTCAGAAGAAGGCGGCTTCGACTGCCCGCCAGAAATATGCGGCTTTGATGAGCGAGGCTCATAAAGCAAATTTAAATCAGCATTATTCGAAATATTATAAAGCGACATTGGGAATTATAGCCACCGCTGCTTCCGGACCGTTGGCTGCCCATTTAACAAATGGGGCACCTGACTGGTGGACCGGTGTGGGTACTGACCTGGATGGTAATCCTGGATATGGTGTTGTCATTATGCACGTCGCACCTGGCTCTCCCGCGGATCAAGCAGGGCTGATGAAGTACGATATCATTTTGTCATTCGGTAAACATCGCCTGGCTTCTGTTCGTCAATTAAATGCCTTGCTTGAGAAGGCACAACCTGGTCAGAAGGTTGCGCTGAAAGTCATTCAAGTCGGTGAGCAAGGCGCTGTGAGTGATGTCGAAGTGACACTCGGTTGGGCAGAACGTATTAACGCACCGGCTCACGGGAATCCTTCACGGGCACATACGCCATACTTTCCACCGGCATCAAGTTTTGGAAACGATGATCAATATCTCATCAATCCTAAAGCCCCTTTGAAGTATCAATATGCTGCTCCCTATGAGTATGCTCCCAAATTGAATCAAGCCCCTCCCATTGACTTAGGGCCAACCCCGCTTCAATAG
- a CDS encoding DUF1501 domain-containing protein: MQKQKLRHLMNCEGVSRRSFVQAGLLGAGGLGIADLLKLKAEGAINQRQQDTNVILFWLSGGPGHMETWDPKPEAPSDYRGPFESIATNLAGIQFGELMPEQAKLADHLAVLRTVNHGSGDHTKGNHWMLTGFEGPAFNAPDNRVQRRPSMGSAAAFLRGANQTGMPPYVGVPHLRGGTDNLFHYSSYIGGGSNPFIVNSDPNTSQFGVKNLTLAKGLTLDRLRNRQKLLGSLDVLPRSHEKSIRDLDEHQQKAFTLLSSKGVRSAFDISAEPDALRDSYGRHTFGQSALLARRLIEHGVTFVTVNCVPWDHHGSAGRYKTEEGAHKLIPPLDAAIAGLVRDLMDRGLYEKTLVVAMGEFGRTPRMNRYAGRDHWGRTFSVLMGCGGMKMGQVVGRSSARGEHVVERPVTPQDVAATVYRHLGIGPQRVVIHDRLDRPMPLLDTGEPVAELFG, translated from the coding sequence ATGCAAAAACAAAAGTTACGACACTTAATGAATTGCGAAGGAGTCTCGCGTCGTAGCTTTGTGCAGGCAGGATTGCTCGGAGCAGGGGGGCTGGGGATAGCCGATCTGCTCAAACTTAAAGCAGAGGGGGCAATTAACCAGAGGCAGCAAGACACAAACGTGATTCTGTTCTGGTTAAGTGGAGGCCCCGGTCATATGGAGACCTGGGACCCCAAACCGGAGGCCCCTTCAGATTACCGCGGTCCGTTTGAGTCAATTGCAACAAATCTGGCTGGCATTCAGTTTGGCGAGTTGATGCCCGAGCAGGCGAAACTGGCTGATCATCTCGCCGTGTTGCGAACAGTGAATCACGGATCGGGGGATCATACCAAAGGGAACCATTGGATGTTAACCGGCTTCGAGGGACCTGCATTCAATGCACCAGACAATCGTGTGCAAAGACGGCCTTCGATGGGTTCTGCCGCTGCGTTTTTGCGCGGTGCCAATCAAACGGGGATGCCACCCTATGTGGGGGTGCCGCATTTACGTGGGGGAACTGATAATCTCTTTCACTATTCCTCTTACATTGGAGGGGGGAGTAATCCGTTTATTGTCAATTCCGATCCCAACACTTCACAGTTTGGCGTCAAAAATCTGACATTAGCAAAAGGTTTGACTTTAGACAGATTGAGGAATCGTCAAAAACTGCTGGGCTCACTTGACGTTTTGCCTCGCTCTCACGAAAAGTCAATTCGTGATCTCGATGAACATCAACAGAAAGCCTTCACACTGCTTTCTTCAAAAGGTGTGCGATCAGCATTTGATATTTCTGCAGAACCAGATGCACTCCGTGACAGTTACGGCAGACATACTTTTGGGCAAAGTGCATTGCTGGCGCGTAGACTGATCGAACATGGAGTCACATTCGTCACGGTGAACTGTGTTCCCTGGGATCACCACGGATCCGCTGGCCGTTATAAAACAGAAGAGGGAGCACACAAATTAATTCCTCCGCTCGATGCTGCCATTGCAGGGCTCGTGCGAGATTTGATGGACCGTGGTTTGTACGAAAAAACGCTGGTCGTCGCGATGGGAGAGTTTGGTCGCACGCCACGCATGAATCGCTACGCGGGTCGTGATCATTGGGGAAGGACCTTCAGTGTGCTGATGGGATGCGGTGGTATGAAAATGGGGCAGGTTGTAGGACGCTCCAGTGCTCGCGGCGAACATGTGGTAGAACGTCCTGTCACTCCCCAAGACGTCGCGGCAACCGTTTATCGACATTTGGGAATCGGTCCACAACGGGTTGTCATTCATGATCGCCTGGACCGGCCGATGCCTTTGCTTGATACTGGTGAACCAGTTGCTGAGTTGTTCGGTTGA
- a CDS encoding ATP-dependent zinc protease family protein, whose amino-acid sequence MTKAKKPALPVIGWREWVKLPDLGVKSIKVKVDTGARSSSLHAYDLDEFERDGEKWIRFKLHPVQRKTNEVVQTEAKILEYRSVRSSSGKANLRPVIVTNIELLGQLWLVELTLANRDEMGFRMLLGREAFRQRFLVDAGKSYYGGKPPRKKKPKRR is encoded by the coding sequence ATGACAAAGGCAAAGAAACCTGCTTTACCTGTGATTGGTTGGCGCGAATGGGTGAAGCTCCCTGATTTGGGCGTGAAATCAATCAAAGTTAAAGTTGACACCGGGGCTCGGTCTTCATCCTTGCATGCTTATGACTTAGACGAATTTGAGCGAGACGGAGAGAAATGGATTCGATTTAAGCTTCACCCTGTCCAGCGGAAAACCAATGAGGTGGTACAGACGGAAGCAAAAATTCTCGAATATCGATCTGTACGCAGTTCTAGTGGTAAAGCGAACTTGAGGCCTGTGATTGTCACCAATATTGAATTGCTTGGTCAGTTATGGTTAGTTGAGCTAACTCTTGCGAATCGTGACGAAATGGGCTTTCGGATGTTATTGGGCCGCGAAGCGTTTCGGCAGCGATTTCTTGTTGATGCGGGGAAATCTTACTATGGTGGGAAACCACCACGAAAGAAAAAGCCAAAGCGAAGATAG
- a CDS encoding RimK family alpha-L-glutamate ligase, whose product MKLAILSRSPQCYSTRRLREAAEQRGFKVKVLNTLHFAIDLKQAEPDLFFRQKPLSDYDAVLPRIGSSITYFGTAVVRQFEQMDIFCANSSSGISNSRDKLRSLQILSRHQIGIPQTTFVRDKKDVLPAIERVGGAPVVIKLLEGTQGIGVLLAESVNSAKAIIEMLQSQKQNVLIQKFVAESKGRDIRAFVVGDRVVAAMRRVAQGQEFRSNVHRGGVTEPIELDETYCKTAVRAAQIMGLRVAGVDILEGIDGPQIMEVNSSPGLEGIERCTQLDIAGVVVDYIAAQVDFPEIDLRQRLTVSRGYGVTEIHIPEGSEYIGKEINESGLRDKDINVLTLYRGTTVIPNPRSSRQLESGDRLLCFGKLELMRHLIPAKTRRKRRPKVQDLPELPVAEEVLSESVKPVTDS is encoded by the coding sequence ATGAAACTTGCCATCCTTTCACGCAGCCCGCAATGTTACAGTACGCGTCGACTGCGCGAAGCAGCTGAGCAGCGCGGATTCAAAGTGAAAGTCCTGAATACACTCCATTTTGCGATCGATTTAAAGCAGGCCGAACCCGATCTTTTTTTTCGGCAAAAGCCGCTCTCAGATTATGACGCTGTCTTACCGCGCATCGGTTCTTCGATTACTTATTTTGGAACAGCGGTTGTACGACAATTCGAGCAGATGGATATATTTTGCGCCAATTCTTCCTCCGGCATCTCTAATTCGCGTGACAAGCTTCGTAGCCTACAAATTCTTAGCAGGCATCAAATTGGCATACCACAAACAACGTTTGTCCGTGATAAGAAAGATGTCTTGCCTGCGATTGAACGTGTTGGTGGTGCTCCTGTTGTTATCAAGTTATTGGAAGGCACGCAGGGGATTGGTGTATTACTTGCCGAATCAGTCAACTCGGCCAAAGCCATTATCGAAATGCTGCAAAGTCAAAAACAGAATGTTTTAATTCAGAAATTTGTTGCGGAAAGTAAAGGACGTGATATCCGGGCGTTTGTCGTTGGCGATCGAGTGGTTGCTGCGATGCGACGTGTCGCTCAGGGCCAGGAATTTCGCAGCAATGTTCATCGAGGAGGAGTAACAGAACCGATAGAACTTGATGAAACATACTGTAAAACAGCGGTGCGCGCGGCGCAGATTATGGGCTTGCGTGTGGCAGGTGTCGATATTCTGGAAGGCATTGATGGTCCGCAAATTATGGAGGTCAATTCCTCGCCTGGCTTAGAAGGAATCGAACGTTGTACACAACTTGACATTGCAGGAGTGGTTGTCGATTACATCGCCGCGCAGGTCGATTTTCCTGAGATCGATCTGCGACAACGATTGACAGTCAGTCGAGGTTATGGGGTGACTGAGATACATATTCCGGAAGGGTCAGAATATATAGGTAAAGAAATTAATGAATCCGGATTACGCGACAAAGATATTAACGTGCTAACACTCTACCGTGGGACTACAGTGATCCCTAATCCTCGTTCGAGTCGGCAACTTGAGTCTGGTGATCGATTGCTTTGCTTTGGCAAACTTGAGTTGATGCGTCATCTGATCCCTGCGAAAACACGCCGCAAGAGACGACCGAAGGTTCAGGATTTACCCGAGTTGCCTGTAGCCGAAGAAGTTCTTTCGGAATCAGTCAAACCGGTAACCGACTCGTAG
- a CDS encoding DUF1559 domain-containing protein codes for MKSLSRDRRKGFTLIELLVVIAIIAILIALLLPAVQQAREAARRSTCKNNLKQLGLALHNYHDVFGMFVLRKGGTNGSDSATSNRARLSGFVGLLPYMDQAPLFNQISAGDATRSPFGPCAWCGWSVWNVSLPMLMCPSDGRNKQTIRAQSYVFCMGDSATNVRDGTVSRGMFPNRVGTRIRDITDGTSNTIAMSEHVRANYGPATSNAGRRRVEGIAMSQAPRTNPGSCMTLASGANWVTGTSVKGRHGTSLWDGQAERCGFTTILPPNGPSCAEGANTNADSTHAAIAPSSLHVGGVHALMADGAVRFISENIDTGDLSQPSPSPSTNTISPYGTWGALGTKDSGEIIGEF; via the coding sequence GTGAAAAGCTTATCTAGAGACAGACGAAAAGGATTCACATTGATTGAATTACTGGTCGTCATTGCCATTATTGCGATTTTAATCGCCCTTTTATTACCCGCTGTGCAACAGGCACGCGAAGCAGCCCGTAGATCTACCTGTAAGAATAATTTAAAACAACTCGGGTTGGCACTACATAATTACCATGATGTCTTTGGCATGTTTGTCCTTCGAAAAGGAGGTACAAACGGATCGGATAGTGCAACTTCAAACCGCGCTCGACTAAGTGGTTTTGTAGGACTCCTGCCTTATATGGATCAGGCCCCCTTGTTCAATCAAATTTCTGCAGGGGATGCAACTCGCTCTCCATTTGGCCCCTGTGCCTGGTGTGGTTGGAGCGTTTGGAATGTTTCTTTACCTATGCTGATGTGCCCTTCCGATGGACGTAATAAACAGACTATACGTGCACAGAGCTATGTATTTTGTATGGGTGACTCTGCAACAAATGTCAGAGACGGTACAGTCTCTCGCGGAATGTTTCCAAATCGAGTGGGCACAAGAATTCGAGACATTACGGATGGAACCAGCAATACCATCGCTATGAGTGAACACGTACGAGCAAACTATGGTCCAGCGACAAGTAATGCAGGTCGTAGAAGAGTTGAGGGAATTGCCATGTCTCAAGCTCCTCGCACAAATCCCGGATCCTGTATGACTCTGGCATCAGGTGCCAACTGGGTGACCGGCACCAGCGTAAAAGGAAGACATGGCACATCACTTTGGGATGGACAAGCAGAACGTTGTGGATTTACAACAATCCTGCCACCCAATGGCCCCTCTTGTGCGGAAGGTGCAAACACTAATGCTGACTCTACTCATGCAGCAATCGCTCCTTCCAGTCTTCATGTCGGAGGGGTTCACGCTCTGATGGCAGATGGCGCAGTTCGCTTCATCTCTGAAAACATTGATACCGGAGATTTAAGTCAGCCCAGTCCAAGTCCGAGCACAAACACTATCAGTCCTTATGGCACATGGGGCGCGCTGGGAACAAAAGATTCTGGTGAAATTATTGGTGAGTTCTAA
- a CDS encoding carboxypeptidase-like regulatory domain-containing protein, with protein sequence MRNDVLNRMKLVTSCIAVTSALFLQGCGGAEDTRPARNVVSGVVTYKGTPVEEAIVVFRPVDQAGGQTANGRTDAEGAFAMGTFEGSDGVVAGDYTVMISKMETTGSSDALPEDDPNYDPNPKPESPPKNLLPEKYASADTSGLTVSVKDGEDQTDLKFELTD encoded by the coding sequence ATGCGTAATGACGTGTTAAATCGAATGAAACTAGTAACCAGTTGTATTGCCGTTACCTCGGCTCTTTTCTTACAGGGGTGTGGTGGTGCAGAAGATACACGACCTGCAAGAAATGTAGTTTCAGGTGTTGTAACTTATAAAGGTACACCCGTTGAAGAAGCGATTGTTGTTTTCCGACCTGTTGATCAAGCAGGAGGACAGACTGCCAATGGTCGAACTGATGCAGAAGGTGCTTTTGCAATGGGGACCTTTGAAGGGAGTGATGGTGTTGTTGCAGGAGATTACACAGTCATGATTTCTAAGATGGAAACAACCGGTTCAAGCGATGCTTTACCGGAAGACGATCCCAATTATGATCCTAATCCCAAACCAGAGTCACCTCCCAAAAATCTTCTTCCCGAGAAATATGCTAGTGCTGATACCTCTGGATTAACAGTGTCAGTTAAGGATGGAGAAGATCAGACAGACCTGAAGTTCGAGTTAACAGATTAG
- a CDS encoding succinylglutamate desuccinylase/aspartoacylase family protein yields MTKSRERKPIDQWNGESIPAGESRDVKLAVSESYSSMTVRIPIHIRRAEEEGPVVFVTAALHGDEINGTGAIRELIQDSEFHLLRGSVIFVPVLNLLAFDRHSRYLPDRRDLNRSFPGSASGSLAGRMARIIFDEIVSRCDFGIDLHTASVRRTNYPNVRGDMTNPEVQRIAKAFGSEIIMNGKGPAGAFRREACSSGCPTIIMEGGEVWKVEPGIVESATRGVRNVLRELGMLDGEPQSPDYQVVVNKSTWVRAERGGFLKFHVKPGDIVEKDQPLATNTTLLGRERSMLYSPFNAVVIGMTTLPAISPGEPICNLGMLPKGTRPSQIRRFRREEDGLEGQVVEELSTNLVVVEPSEEVHQQKPKHQKSKSN; encoded by the coding sequence ATGACGAAGTCTCGCGAACGGAAGCCCATTGATCAATGGAATGGAGAATCAATTCCAGCTGGGGAATCGCGCGATGTGAAACTCGCTGTGAGCGAGAGCTACAGCAGTATGACGGTGCGGATTCCCATTCACATTCGTCGAGCAGAGGAAGAAGGGCCTGTGGTTTTTGTGACTGCAGCCTTGCATGGAGACGAAATCAATGGCACAGGAGCAATTCGTGAATTGATTCAAGACTCAGAGTTTCATCTGCTCCGCGGGTCCGTGATCTTTGTGCCGGTTTTGAATCTTTTGGCCTTTGATCGACACTCTCGCTATTTACCTGATCGTCGCGATTTGAATCGGTCCTTTCCAGGTTCCGCAAGCGGCAGTCTGGCAGGTCGCATGGCACGGATCATCTTTGATGAAATCGTTTCACGTTGTGATTTTGGCATTGATTTACACACCGCTTCTGTACGCCGTACCAATTATCCGAATGTGCGAGGGGATATGACAAATCCTGAAGTGCAACGGATTGCGAAAGCCTTTGGTTCCGAAATAATCATGAACGGGAAGGGGCCTGCCGGCGCGTTTCGTCGTGAAGCCTGTAGTAGCGGCTGTCCCACGATTATTATGGAGGGGGGCGAAGTCTGGAAGGTTGAGCCAGGGATTGTCGAATCTGCGACAAGAGGGGTCAGAAATGTACTTCGCGAACTTGGAATGCTTGACGGTGAACCACAAAGTCCCGATTATCAAGTCGTCGTTAACAAATCGACCTGGGTCCGTGCTGAACGTGGTGGTTTCCTGAAATTTCATGTGAAACCTGGCGACATCGTCGAAAAAGATCAACCGCTCGCGACGAATACAACACTGCTTGGTCGGGAACGCAGTATGCTTTATTCTCCCTTTAACGCAGTTGTGATTGGCATGACCACTTTGCCTGCGATTAGTCCTGGTGAGCCAATTTGTAATCTGGGAATGCTTCCCAAAGGTACCAGGCCTTCTCAAATCCGAAGATTCCGTCGGGAAGAAGATGGGTTAGAAGGACAAGTGGTTGAAGAACTCTCAACGAATCTGGTCGTTGTCGAACCGAGTGAAGAAGTGCATCAACAAAAGCCAAAACATCAAAAGTCTAAGTCAAATTGA
- a CDS encoding arylsulfatase translates to MNSSALSYLKLGLIAFVVVCLTDICCSRQVWSAEKEQQRPNILLIVADDLGYSDLGCFGGEIETPHLDSLAAKGVRLTQFYNTGRCCPSRGSLMTGQYPHRIGLGHMTRNLNQRGYQGHIADEAITIAQILQRGGYRTFLSGKWHLGTEDPTKLGFEEFYGTLVSAKTFWDVNHFTRLPASRATHTYPKGEFYGTDAVTDYAIDFMRMGRRTPDQPWFLYLAYNAPHFPLHAPKEDILKYADRYHIGWDQVRKQRLARMKSLGIVPQNTKLSPRSRYWDWGESESRVNPAWDSLPTDRRGDLARRMAIFAAMVDRMDRNIGRVLTSLRQNNEIENTLIIFTSDNGACAEWDPHGFDIKSSRNNTLYWGNQLDKMGGPDTHHSVGSGWANASNTPWRLYKHYNHEGGIASPGIVHWPAQVQQTGTIRSNPAHIIDIAPTLLEAAQVSYPSQWDGHATLPLPGQSLMPLIKGQKQTERTLYFEHQGNRALREGRWKLSALRGEPWELYDISKDRTELNDLAQQRPDITKQLAQKWDIWAKENFVLPFPKDYRIDYLAPLAK, encoded by the coding sequence ATGAATTCTTCCGCACTGTCTTACCTGAAGTTGGGACTCATTGCTTTTGTTGTCGTATGCCTGACTGATATCTGTTGTTCCAGGCAAGTCTGGAGCGCTGAGAAAGAACAACAACGTCCCAATATTCTGCTGATCGTCGCCGACGATTTGGGTTATAGTGATTTGGGCTGCTTTGGCGGTGAAATTGAAACTCCTCATTTAGATTCCTTAGCGGCTAAGGGAGTTCGATTAACTCAATTTTATAACACAGGGCGTTGCTGCCCTTCACGTGGTTCGCTGATGACAGGCCAATACCCGCACCGCATCGGGTTGGGACATATGACGAGAAATCTCAATCAGCGAGGTTATCAGGGGCACATCGCTGACGAAGCCATTACCATCGCACAAATTCTGCAACGTGGAGGTTATCGTACATTTCTCTCAGGTAAATGGCACTTAGGAACGGAAGATCCAACGAAACTCGGTTTTGAAGAATTTTATGGCACGCTTGTCAGTGCCAAAACATTTTGGGACGTCAATCATTTCACACGGCTCCCTGCATCTCGAGCAACGCATACCTATCCTAAAGGTGAATTTTACGGTACCGATGCCGTGACTGATTATGCAATTGACTTCATGCGTATGGGCAGACGAACTCCCGATCAACCTTGGTTTTTATATCTGGCCTATAATGCGCCGCACTTCCCGTTACATGCTCCAAAGGAGGACATTCTTAAATATGCAGATCGCTATCATATCGGCTGGGATCAAGTGCGCAAACAACGGCTTGCCCGCATGAAATCTCTGGGTATTGTTCCACAGAATACAAAACTTTCTCCGCGATCACGCTATTGGGATTGGGGCGAGTCAGAATCGCGCGTCAATCCAGCCTGGGATTCATTACCCACTGACCGTCGTGGTGACTTAGCACGTCGTATGGCCATTTTTGCTGCGATGGTTGACCGTATGGATCGGAACATTGGTCGTGTCTTAACCAGCCTGCGTCAAAATAACGAAATTGAAAATACTCTGATTATTTTTACTTCAGACAATGGTGCCTGTGCTGAGTGGGACCCACATGGATTTGACATCAAGTCCAGCCGCAATAATACACTCTATTGGGGAAACCAACTAGACAAAATGGGAGGCCCGGACACCCACCATAGCGTAGGGTCAGGTTGGGCAAATGCCTCTAATACACCATGGCGTCTCTACAAACATTACAACCATGAAGGAGGCATCGCCTCGCCGGGTATCGTGCATTGGCCCGCCCAAGTACAACAGACGGGAACGATCAGATCAAATCCAGCCCACATCATTGATATTGCTCCCACCCTATTAGAGGCTGCACAGGTCAGCTATCCCTCTCAGTGGGATGGTCACGCCACACTGCCACTGCCGGGACAAAGTTTGATGCCGCTGATCAAGGGACAGAAACAAACAGAACGTACACTTTACTTTGAGCATCAGGGAAATCGAGCCCTTCGTGAAGGACGCTGGAAACTCTCTGCCCTGCGTGGAGAACCCTGGGAACTCTATGATATTTCTAAAGACCGTACTGAATTAAACGACTTGGCTCAGCAACGCCCTGATATCACAAAACAATTAGCACAAAAATGGGATATCTGGGCGAAAGAAAACTTTGTACTCCCCTTCCCAAAAGATTATCGAATTGATTATCTGGCCCCATTAGCAAAGTAA